A section of the Marinoscillum sp. 108 genome encodes:
- a CDS encoding AIR synthase-related protein has product MISGFPDTGKIQEDFLKSHVFPSTGAVRQEVVSGPQYGVDVSVIALHGGQSLVTATDPATLIPTLGLQESAWLTVHLVASDVATAGCLPQYAQFCLNLPETFTAAEFHSYWNHISTYCDQLGVAITGGHTGRIAGQNSTISGGVTMMSTMPSEEVLLSRMARPGDSLILVKEPAIISTAILALSFPETILKKCGKEVLEAGQALFYASSAVDAAMSAISVGIHSEGVRAIHDITEGGVMGAIWEMMTAAGCGVQVDVAALPRGYAQDSICGAFGIDPLRSVGAGALLLAVAPGRVSGIINQLHQDGHQAVKIGEVTEERAGRWLAGEVPSPLTPPGVDPYWAAFLDALNRGWK; this is encoded by the coding sequence ATGATTTCAGGATTTCCGGATACAGGCAAAATCCAGGAGGATTTTCTCAAAAGCCACGTTTTCCCATCCACCGGGGCTGTGAGACAGGAGGTGGTAAGCGGCCCTCAATATGGCGTGGATGTAAGTGTCATAGCGCTTCATGGAGGTCAGTCGCTTGTCACGGCTACTGACCCTGCCACTTTAATTCCAACACTCGGGTTGCAGGAATCGGCATGGTTGACGGTTCATTTGGTAGCATCGGATGTGGCCACAGCAGGGTGTTTGCCCCAGTATGCTCAGTTTTGCCTCAACTTACCGGAAACCTTCACAGCGGCTGAGTTTCACTCCTATTGGAATCACATCAGTACTTATTGTGATCAGCTGGGAGTGGCCATTACTGGTGGGCATACCGGAAGGATTGCTGGTCAGAATAGTACCATTTCAGGAGGAGTGACCATGATGAGCACTATGCCCTCGGAAGAGGTTTTGCTGAGCCGGATGGCTCGTCCTGGCGATAGTCTCATTCTGGTGAAGGAGCCAGCCATTATTAGCACCGCCATCCTGGCCCTTAGCTTTCCCGAAACAATACTTAAGAAATGTGGCAAGGAGGTACTGGAGGCTGGTCAGGCACTCTTCTATGCATCATCAGCGGTAGATGCCGCCATGTCAGCTATTTCTGTCGGGATTCACTCGGAGGGTGTGCGAGCGATTCATGACATCACCGAGGGGGGTGTGATGGGAGCCATATGGGAAATGATGACGGCTGCAGGGTGTGGAGTTCAGGTGGATGTAGCAGCCCTTCCCCGGGGGTACGCTCAGGACAGTATTTGTGGGGCTTTTGGTATTGATCCTCTTCGTAGTGTAGGTGCAGGTGCGTTGCTTCTGGCGGTAGCTCCGGGGCGGGTGTCCGGGATTATTAATCAGTTGCATCAGGACGGCCACCAGGCGGTTAAGATTGGGGAAGTCACGGAGGAAAGGGCCGGCAGATGGCTGGCTGGAGAAGTACCTAGTCCATTGACTCCCCCGGGTGTTGATCCTTATTGGGCGGCTTTTTTAGACGCTCTAAATCGCGGATGGAAATGA
- a CDS encoding DUF4212 domain-containing protein, whose translation MSENTMKQYWRRNVRYLLILLTIWFAVSFGAGILLVDQLNEIQFAGFKLGFWFAQQGSIYAFVILIFVYVRLMNKLDKEFDVDEK comes from the coding sequence ATGAGTGAAAATACAATGAAGCAGTACTGGCGCAGAAACGTCAGGTATTTACTAATCCTCCTGACCATTTGGTTTGCAGTCTCGTTTGGCGCCGGCATCCTGCTGGTGGACCAACTCAATGAAATTCAGTTTGCCGGCTTCAAGTTAGGCTTTTGGTTTGCCCAGCAAGGATCCATCTATGCGTTTGTGATTCTGATCTTTGTGTATGTCCGCTTGATGAACAAGCTGGACAAGGAATTTGATGTAGACGAAAAGTAG
- a CDS encoding aldo/keto reductase, whose protein sequence is MEYRMFGESGCSVSCMGLGLAALGRPGYINLGHREDLGSEYDPSKMEAQTHAMLSLARAQGINYFDAAQSYGKAETFLSTWLMAHPREEVVVGSKWGYYYTADWSVQADKHEVKEHTLERLNLQWPESEQRLGTALKIYQIHSATLESGVLENRAVLQRLEEIREMGYVIGLSLSGVQQSVVLEKALAVQVGGKPLFGSVQATYNCLEQSAGEALQKAFDRGLGVIVKEGLANGRLTSRSTGAYLKTLTDMAQSYQVTEDAIALAYVLSKPFVSVVLSGAAVPAHLISNVKGSEIKLSQQDIRVLDGLKVKPEHYWAERASLAWN, encoded by the coding sequence ATGGAATACAGAATGTTCGGAGAATCAGGGTGCAGTGTATCATGTATGGGGCTCGGCCTTGCGGCACTGGGCAGGCCCGGCTATATCAACCTGGGTCACCGCGAAGACCTGGGGAGTGAGTATGATCCATCTAAAATGGAAGCTCAAACACATGCGATGCTTTCCCTGGCCAGAGCCCAGGGGATTAATTATTTTGATGCTGCTCAATCTTATGGAAAGGCGGAAACTTTCCTGAGCACATGGCTTATGGCCCACCCTCGGGAAGAGGTGGTGGTCGGGTCAAAATGGGGATACTACTACACCGCGGACTGGTCCGTGCAGGCGGATAAGCATGAAGTGAAGGAGCATACTCTGGAGCGTTTGAATCTGCAATGGCCGGAGAGCGAGCAGCGTTTGGGCACCGCACTGAAAATTTATCAGATTCACTCAGCCACCCTGGAGAGTGGTGTATTGGAGAACAGGGCAGTACTGCAGCGTCTGGAGGAAATTCGGGAGATGGGTTATGTGATCGGACTTTCTCTGAGCGGCGTCCAGCAAAGTGTGGTGTTGGAGAAGGCCCTTGCGGTGCAGGTGGGAGGAAAGCCACTTTTTGGCTCAGTGCAGGCCACCTATAATTGTTTGGAGCAGTCTGCTGGCGAGGCCTTGCAAAAGGCCTTTGATCGGGGATTGGGAGTAATTGTCAAAGAGGGACTGGCCAATGGCAGGTTGACAAGCAGGAGTACCGGGGCTTATTTAAAGACCCTCACAGATATGGCCCAGAGCTATCAGGTTACCGAGGATGCCATTGCACTGGCTTACGTCCTGAGCAAGCCATTTGTGTCAGTGGTGCTGAGTGGTGCGGCTGTTCCGGCACATCTCATTTCCAATGTTAAAGGTTCTGAAATCAAACTCTCTCAGCAAGACATCAGGGTATTGGATGGCCTGAAGGTGAAACCAGAGCATTATTGGGCTGAGCGAGCCAGCCTGGCCTGGAACTAG
- a CDS encoding thiamine phosphate synthase yields the protein MKPKLKGVYLVLDPAEGFDALENRLLHILSGGIGAIQVWDHWHPDQDRHEFLYRLQAVCGQVPILINNNLELASLPGIQGVHFDREEDLPSPECTFKKIIGLTVSTHADWVALRKKGVDYISFCAMYPSSSVDTCELVSPDVVREACEHFDGSVFASGGISLENAGVIASLGVSGVALISALWKAENPLDTTIKFNQIISKP from the coding sequence ATGAAGCCGAAGCTAAAGGGAGTTTATTTAGTGCTGGATCCTGCTGAGGGGTTTGACGCCTTGGAAAACAGATTACTCCATATTCTGAGTGGAGGCATAGGTGCCATCCAGGTGTGGGATCACTGGCATCCGGATCAGGATCGTCACGAGTTTCTATACAGGTTGCAAGCGGTGTGTGGTCAGGTACCTATTCTGATCAACAACAATCTGGAGCTGGCCTCCCTACCGGGCATTCAGGGTGTCCATTTCGACAGGGAGGAGGATTTACCGAGCCCGGAATGCACTTTCAAAAAGATAATTGGCCTTACAGTGAGTACACATGCCGACTGGGTGGCCCTCAGAAAAAAAGGTGTAGACTATATCAGTTTTTGTGCGATGTATCCCTCCTCATCGGTGGATACCTGTGAGCTGGTATCCCCGGATGTTGTGCGGGAGGCCTGTGAGCATTTTGACGGTTCGGTATTCGCATCCGGGGGGATCAGTCTTGAAAACGCCGGAGTAATAGCATCGCTTGGAGTGTCAGGGGTTGCCCTGATATCCGCATTGTGGAAAGCAGAGAATCCGCTGGACACGACCATAAAGTTTAATCAAATCATATCAAAACCATGA
- a CDS encoding sodium:solute symporter family protein — protein sequence MDVQSWTFLIVGITFALYIGIAIWARAASTNDFYVAGGGVSPLANGMATAADWMSAASFISMAGLISFMGYDGSVYLMGWTGGYVLLALLLAPYLRKFGKFTVPDFIGDRYYSNVARTVAVICAIIVSFTYVAGQMRGVGVVFSRFLEVPVNVGVYIGMGIVFFYAVLGGMKGVTYTQVAQFCVLIFAFMVPAIFISFQLTGNYIPQLGFGSQVADGTYLLDKLDNLHKELGFAEYTGGTKSMIDVFAITFALMVGTAGLPHVIVRFFTVPKVRDARLSAGWALIFIAILYTTAPAIAAFARTNLIETVSNQEYEQVPQWFSNWESTGLIAFEDKNGDGKIQYVAGEKNELTIDRDIMVLANPEIANLPNWVIALVAAGGLAAALSTAAGLLLVISASISHDLIKKQLKPNLSDKEELIWARVGALGAVLVAGYFGINPPGFVAAVVALAFGLAAASFFPAIILGIFDKRMNKEGAIAGMVVGILLMLFYMIKFKFDGFGGGTQADWWFGISPEGFGTIAMLVNFAVSFGISRFYPAPPADVQEMVEQIRYPRGAGGATHH from the coding sequence ATGGATGTACAAAGCTGGACTTTCCTCATCGTAGGAATCACTTTCGCACTTTATATAGGGATTGCCATATGGGCCCGGGCAGCCTCTACTAATGATTTTTATGTGGCTGGAGGTGGTGTTTCTCCCTTGGCCAATGGTATGGCTACTGCAGCAGACTGGATGTCTGCGGCTTCATTTATCAGCATGGCCGGACTCATTTCTTTTATGGGCTATGATGGCTCGGTATACCTTATGGGCTGGACAGGTGGGTATGTCTTATTGGCACTGCTTCTGGCTCCGTACCTTAGGAAATTCGGAAAGTTTACAGTACCTGATTTCATAGGAGATCGGTATTATTCTAATGTGGCCCGTACGGTAGCAGTGATATGCGCCATCATCGTGTCGTTTACCTATGTGGCAGGTCAGATGCGCGGTGTGGGCGTGGTGTTTTCACGATTTCTGGAGGTGCCGGTGAATGTGGGTGTATATATAGGCATGGGCATTGTCTTCTTTTATGCAGTCCTTGGCGGAATGAAAGGGGTGACTTATACGCAGGTGGCTCAGTTTTGTGTTCTGATTTTTGCGTTTATGGTGCCGGCTATTTTCATTAGTTTTCAGCTCACAGGAAATTATATTCCTCAGCTCGGCTTTGGGAGCCAGGTAGCGGATGGTACTTATCTGCTGGATAAGCTGGACAACCTTCACAAAGAGTTGGGTTTTGCAGAGTACACTGGCGGTACCAAGTCCATGATAGATGTTTTTGCCATCACCTTTGCCCTGATGGTAGGTACGGCAGGTCTGCCCCATGTGATCGTCAGGTTCTTTACGGTTCCGAAGGTGAGGGATGCCCGTCTTTCAGCCGGATGGGCGCTGATTTTCATTGCCATTCTATATACCACTGCTCCTGCCATAGCGGCTTTCGCCAGGACGAACCTCATTGAGACGGTTTCCAATCAGGAATATGAGCAGGTACCTCAGTGGTTTTCTAATTGGGAGTCTACTGGTCTTATCGCTTTTGAGGATAAAAATGGAGACGGGAAAATTCAATACGTGGCTGGAGAGAAAAATGAGCTTACGATAGATCGTGACATCATGGTGCTGGCCAATCCTGAAATAGCCAATTTGCCCAACTGGGTGATCGCTCTGGTGGCAGCGGGAGGACTGGCTGCAGCCCTGTCTACGGCCGCAGGTTTACTGCTGGTGATTTCAGCCAGTATTTCTCATGACCTGATCAAAAAGCAATTAAAGCCCAATCTTTCTGATAAGGAGGAATTGATTTGGGCACGGGTAGGGGCGCTGGGTGCCGTATTGGTGGCTGGATATTTCGGCATCAACCCGCCCGGGTTTGTAGCGGCGGTGGTGGCACTGGCTTTCGGGCTGGCAGCAGCGTCGTTCTTCCCTGCGATTATTTTGGGCATTTTCGATAAGCGAATGAATAAGGAGGGTGCTATCGCTGGTATGGTCGTCGGCATCTTACTGATGCTGTTTTACATGATCAAGTTCAAGTTTGATGGATTTGGAGGAGGCACTCAGGCAGACTGGTGGTTTGGAATCTCTCCGGAAGGTTTTGGCACCATTGCCATGCTGGTCAACTTTGCCGTTTCATTCGGGATTTCCAGGTTTTACCCTGCGCCCCCAGCCGATGTGCAGGAGATGGTGGAGCAAATCAGGTACCCAAGAGGGGCCGGAGGAGCCACTCATCATTAG
- a CDS encoding Trm112 family protein has protein sequence MKKAFFKKLCCPLDKSDLEIKVIKEAGQEILEGLMTCTSCGRYYPIVHGIPIMSPDEYREPALETPILERWGLGKGEVTNFRLTEKVES, from the coding sequence ATGAAGAAAGCATTTTTCAAGAAATTGTGTTGCCCTTTGGATAAGAGCGATCTGGAAATAAAAGTGATCAAGGAAGCTGGTCAGGAGATACTCGAAGGGCTCATGACCTGCACCTCCTGTGGCAGGTATTATCCCATTGTACATGGTATTCCGATCATGTCGCCTGATGAATACCGTGAGCCGGCCCTGGAAACTCCCATACTGGAGCGATGGGGACTGGGAAAGGGAGAAGTCACCAATTTCCGGCTGACCGAGAAGGTAGAATCGTAG
- a CDS encoding ZIP family metal transporter, with the protein MILILFLSAVLGGVSSKFFGHHTQSIRYPLIFAGSFLFSVTIIHILPEVFSLSEDPLEVGLYILFGFFFQQLLEYFTSGIEHGHTHAHDEITGTSKFGLLIALVIHSFLEGALLTHDSPFHERHESYSLLVGIVLHKMPAAFALVTTLRTSKGFDGRLWGILLIFSISSPVGFLMSDQVLNLSPEVLLLLFAFVSGSFLHISTTIFVESSPNHHFGLKKFLISLFGAFTAIATEYFL; encoded by the coding sequence ATGATTCTTATTTTGTTCTTATCCGCCGTACTGGGGGGTGTTTCTTCTAAATTTTTTGGTCATCACACCCAAAGTATCCGGTACCCGCTCATCTTCGCAGGGTCTTTTCTCTTCTCCGTCACCATTATACACATTCTTCCTGAAGTCTTCTCTTTGTCAGAAGACCCACTGGAGGTTGGTTTATACATCCTCTTTGGTTTTTTCTTTCAGCAGCTACTGGAATATTTTACTTCTGGTATTGAACACGGACATACGCATGCTCATGATGAGATCACCGGAACGTCCAAGTTTGGTCTGTTGATCGCTTTGGTGATTCACTCATTTCTGGAGGGTGCGCTGCTTACCCATGATTCTCCATTTCATGAGCGGCATGAGTCATACTCTCTACTCGTGGGAATTGTCCTCCACAAGATGCCAGCGGCATTTGCTCTGGTGACCACACTTCGAACCAGTAAGGGATTCGATGGACGACTGTGGGGTATACTCCTCATCTTTAGCATCTCCTCACCGGTAGGCTTTCTCATGAGCGACCAGGTGCTCAATCTTTCTCCTGAGGTACTTCTCCTGCTTTTTGCCTTTGTGTCTGGTAGCTTCCTGCATATTTCCACTACCATTTTTGTGGAAAGCAGTCCCAATCATCACTTTGGGCTCAAAAAGTTTCTAATAAGTTTGTTTGGGGCATTTACAGCCATTGCGACAGAATATTTTCTATGA
- the acs gene encoding acetate--CoA ligase, producing the protein MKAYLTLNYQKHKNSKHMSHKIQTLSGYIHEYQKSVLQPEEFWGRVAESFHWKKPWSKVLKWDFDGPDVNWFVDGKMNITENILDRHLFIMGDRPAIIWEPNEPGDEVVTLTYRELYHQVCQFANALKAQGVQKGDRVIIYMPMVPEAAVAMLACARIGAVHSVVFAGFSSTAVADRINDCEAKMVLTSDGNYRGAKSIGVKSVVDEALEKSTSVEKVIVFKRTDTEVTMKEGRDIWWSDAIKGQPLDCPAEEMDAEDMLFILYTSGSTGKPKGVVHTCGGYMVYTYYSFVNVFQYNVGDVYWCTADVGWITGHSYIVYGPLLAGATTLMFEGVPTYPHVGRFWEIIDKHKVNQFYTAPTAIRALQAYGLEPLEPYKMDTLKVIGSVGEPINEEAWHWYHDHVGKGNCPLVDTWWQTETGGIMIAPIAGVTPNKPAHASLPLPGVQPIIVDTEGKELHGNNVEGNLCIKFPWPGMIRTTYGDHDRCKQTYFSTYKGLYFTGDGAKRDHDGYLRILGRVDDVINVSGHRMGTAEVENAINEHPKVIESAVVGYPHDVKGQGIYAYVICDMEGRSEESLKNEIRETVSKIIGPIAKPDKVQIVPGLPKTRSGKIMRRILRKVASGEADQLGDTSTLLNPEVVEAIVNGASK; encoded by the coding sequence TTGAAGGCCTATCTAACGTTAAATTATCAAAAACATAAAAATTCAAAACACATGAGTCACAAGATTCAAACCCTGAGCGGTTATATCCATGAATATCAGAAAAGCGTTCTCCAGCCCGAAGAGTTTTGGGGGAGAGTGGCAGAGTCTTTTCATTGGAAGAAGCCATGGTCAAAGGTACTGAAGTGGGATTTTGATGGTCCAGATGTCAACTGGTTTGTAGATGGGAAAATGAACATCACAGAGAATATCCTCGATCGTCATTTGTTCATCATGGGGGATAGACCAGCCATTATCTGGGAGCCCAATGAGCCGGGAGATGAGGTCGTTACCCTTACCTATAGGGAGCTTTACCATCAGGTTTGCCAGTTTGCCAATGCACTCAAGGCGCAGGGAGTGCAGAAGGGTGATCGGGTGATTATCTATATGCCCATGGTGCCTGAGGCCGCTGTGGCGATGCTCGCCTGTGCCCGGATCGGGGCGGTGCACTCGGTAGTGTTTGCCGGATTTTCCTCCACGGCTGTAGCAGATCGAATCAACGACTGTGAAGCTAAAATGGTGCTGACCTCAGATGGGAACTACAGAGGAGCCAAGAGCATAGGAGTAAAAAGTGTGGTGGATGAGGCCCTGGAAAAGTCTACCTCAGTAGAGAAAGTGATTGTATTCAAAAGAACAGATACCGAGGTGACCATGAAGGAGGGACGGGATATTTGGTGGAGTGATGCCATCAAGGGCCAGCCCCTGGATTGCCCGGCAGAAGAAATGGACGCAGAGGATATGCTCTTTATCCTTTATACCTCAGGATCCACGGGTAAGCCTAAAGGGGTGGTGCACACCTGTGGTGGCTACATGGTCTATACCTATTACTCCTTTGTGAATGTGTTTCAGTATAATGTGGGTGATGTATACTGGTGTACGGCTGATGTTGGGTGGATCACCGGGCATTCTTACATCGTATATGGCCCGTTGTTGGCTGGTGCCACCACGCTCATGTTCGAGGGAGTACCCACTTACCCGCATGTTGGTCGTTTTTGGGAGATCATCGATAAGCACAAGGTCAATCAGTTTTATACAGCGCCTACGGCCATTCGTGCCCTTCAGGCCTATGGGTTGGAGCCGCTGGAGCCGTACAAGATGGACACTCTGAAGGTGATAGGATCTGTAGGGGAGCCTATCAATGAGGAGGCCTGGCACTGGTACCACGATCATGTGGGTAAAGGAAACTGCCCCTTGGTAGATACCTGGTGGCAAACGGAAACCGGAGGTATCATGATAGCGCCAATTGCTGGGGTGACCCCCAACAAACCCGCGCATGCCTCGTTGCCCCTGCCCGGGGTGCAGCCAATCATTGTTGATACCGAGGGAAAGGAGCTTCATGGAAACAATGTGGAGGGAAACCTATGTATCAAGTTCCCATGGCCCGGTATGATCAGAACCACCTATGGGGATCATGATCGATGCAAACAGACCTATTTTTCCACTTACAAGGGACTCTACTTTACAGGAGATGGAGCCAAGAGGGACCATGATGGCTATTTGAGAATCCTGGGTCGTGTAGATGATGTGATCAATGTGTCAGGTCACAGAATGGGCACTGCCGAAGTAGAAAATGCTATCAATGAGCATCCTAAGGTGATCGAGTCCGCTGTGGTGGGCTACCCTCATGATGTGAAAGGTCAGGGGATTTATGCCTACGTGATCTGTGACATGGAGGGCCGCTCAGAAGAGAGTTTGAAAAATGAAATCAGGGAAACCGTGAGCAAGATTATCGGGCCAATTGCCAAACCTGATAAGGTGCAGATTGTTCCCGGACTGCCTAAAACCCGCTCCGGAAAAATCATGCGCAGGATTCTCCGAAAGGTAGCTTCTGGGGAAGCAGATCAGTTGGGTGATACTTCCACCCTGCTCAATCCTGAGGTGGTAGAAGCTATTGTGAACGGAGCAAGTAAATAA
- a CDS encoding class I SAM-dependent methyltransferase has protein sequence MAFDELVKQNLTNWQGRKEWFFNREHTDTYELWYEGRYKRAEIFQKKIIADRLQKDPRVKTLLEFGCGTTRFTRWWHEIGIEATGGDLSPFMLAQGRQLFGGDLVLADSHHMPFRDNTFDAVAFITTFEYYKDPVKVIREAARVGKHGIVFGMMNRNTPKYVRRRMQQMVGKNPFYVTANFYTPKSLLKVIDIALQGEDYTVEWQCTGLPKWFPVQEWHVPVGDFFGVYVKRNQP, from the coding sequence ATGGCTTTTGATGAGTTAGTAAAACAGAACCTGACCAATTGGCAGGGCAGAAAAGAGTGGTTTTTCAACCGCGAACACACCGATACCTATGAGCTCTGGTACGAGGGGCGGTATAAGCGTGCTGAGATTTTTCAGAAAAAAATTATTGCGGATCGGCTTCAAAAGGACCCCAGGGTGAAGACACTTCTCGAGTTTGGATGTGGGACCACACGATTCACCAGGTGGTGGCACGAGATTGGGATAGAGGCTACCGGTGGTGATTTGAGTCCCTTCATGCTGGCTCAGGGCAGACAGCTCTTCGGAGGTGACCTGGTGCTGGCAGACTCTCATCACATGCCCTTTCGTGACAACACCTTCGATGCGGTGGCCTTCATTACCACTTTTGAATACTATAAAGACCCGGTGAAGGTGATTAGGGAGGCGGCCCGTGTGGGCAAACACGGGATAGTCTTCGGGATGATGAACAGAAACACGCCCAAATATGTGCGCCGCAGGATGCAGCAGATGGTTGGTAAGAATCCTTTTTATGTAACGGCCAATTTTTACACCCCAAAATCATTACTCAAAGTGATTGATATCGCTCTCCAGGGGGAAGATTATACGGTAGAATGGCAGTGTACAGGATTGCCCAAGTGGTTTCCCGTACAGGAATGGCATGTGCCAGTAGGTGATTTTTTCGGTGTTTATGTCAAAAGGAATCAACCATGA
- a CDS encoding PAS domain-containing hybrid sensor histidine kinase/response regulator: MFKSLYKRLSSRPHGNLLREEHNRFIEYIKSFEAQGIWNENLDNRIKSLAKESFDSQLNRSAGLYLLFEHSFIYKQKNPSKYQTQLRREMRGRFPNLVDTLFFRIIFSSVNNQERDLAYLIVDLVWSKYTDMVGNSKNELLKNYKYQVDKAAEQLKFNQLNRSEFRSTVKYEVSRLYEYLCLSMGQAKISEWLQEAYQLLADNYQFLDGFSLLIGILPEPLLNEQQLSQLSREQIHGVLLEKTEKLEETNQKLQIQIAEREKIQRELAQSAERLYTVVENAMDAVVLLDASGRITFWNNQAETIFGWSSEEIIGKKFSEHIVPPDRKEILDRGLDFFLKGQKMPTINRRFELVGLSKEGKLIDLELSIGANQIGDEVIFTSFIRDISDRKRYEKQLMDARDKAQKASQTKAEFLSTMSHEIRTPMNGLYGTIEYLLSENPREDQRESLKMMKHSAKGLLVILNDILDLSKLEEGHVEFDQRDFSIQELCNRTISTFMQMADEKGINLTLNLHQPIPGLIGDPVRIGQILNNLISNAIKFTDEGSVELSVECLGTSNDSVNVRFKVIDTGTGIAQADQERIFHRFTQIDNYGKTHLRTGTGLGLSICQKLLQLQGSDLQVDSSPGKGSSFFFQLSFPKSTQRIAQHPTPDDQKRDLSGVRVLLAEDNQINQIVAKRFLVKWNCEVDIADNGLIALDLLAVNQYDVILMDLQMPEMDGFEASRAIRNHKDSHMKRIPIIALTADVFPEVKEKALQSGMNDFMSKPFDSEKLYFTIASNL; encoded by the coding sequence ATGTTTAAGTCCCTTTACAAAAGATTGAGTTCCCGACCCCATGGGAACCTCTTGCGTGAAGAGCACAACCGTTTTATCGAATACATTAAATCCTTTGAAGCGCAAGGGATTTGGAACGAAAACCTGGACAATAGGATCAAAAGCCTGGCCAAGGAAAGCTTTGACAGTCAGCTTAACAGATCCGCAGGACTCTATCTCCTTTTCGAACATTCCTTTATTTACAAACAAAAAAATCCATCCAAATATCAAACTCAGCTGAGAAGAGAGATGCGGGGCCGGTTTCCCAATTTGGTGGACACGTTGTTTTTCAGAATCATCTTTAGTTCAGTCAATAATCAGGAGCGTGACCTGGCTTATCTGATTGTGGATCTGGTATGGTCCAAATACACCGATATGGTGGGCAACTCCAAAAACGAGCTCCTCAAAAACTACAAGTATCAGGTGGATAAAGCTGCGGAGCAGTTGAAATTTAACCAGCTCAACAGAAGTGAATTCAGGAGTACGGTAAAGTACGAAGTGTCCAGGCTTTATGAGTACCTCTGCCTCTCCATGGGCCAGGCCAAAATATCAGAGTGGCTCCAGGAGGCTTATCAGCTATTGGCAGACAATTATCAGTTTCTTGATGGCTTTTCACTCCTAATTGGCATTCTTCCCGAGCCCCTCCTGAATGAGCAGCAGCTGAGCCAGCTGAGCCGGGAGCAAATTCACGGTGTACTGCTGGAAAAAACCGAAAAGCTGGAAGAAACCAACCAGAAACTTCAGATACAAATCGCCGAGCGGGAGAAGATTCAGCGGGAGCTGGCTCAGAGTGCTGAAAGGCTCTACACTGTAGTGGAAAATGCCATGGACGCAGTGGTTCTGCTGGATGCTTCCGGGAGGATTACCTTTTGGAACAATCAGGCTGAGACCATTTTTGGATGGTCAAGTGAGGAGATCATTGGCAAGAAATTCTCGGAGCACATTGTACCGCCAGACCGAAAAGAGATCCTGGACAGAGGGTTGGATTTCTTTCTTAAAGGACAAAAAATGCCCACCATCAACCGAAGATTTGAGTTGGTGGGGCTTTCAAAAGAGGGGAAGCTCATTGACCTGGAGCTATCCATTGGTGCCAATCAGATTGGTGATGAGGTTATTTTCACGTCTTTTATCAGAGACATCTCAGACCGAAAGCGCTACGAAAAGCAACTCATGGATGCCCGGGACAAAGCGCAAAAGGCTTCTCAAACCAAGGCAGAATTTCTCTCAACCATGAGTCATGAGATACGCACCCCTATGAACGGCCTGTACGGCACCATTGAGTACCTGCTGTCAGAGAATCCAAGGGAAGATCAGCGGGAATCTCTGAAAATGATGAAACACTCTGCCAAGGGCTTGTTGGTGATATTGAATGACATCCTTGATCTTTCCAAACTGGAAGAAGGCCATGTGGAATTTGATCAGCGTGACTTCTCCATCCAGGAGCTATGCAACCGGACCATCTCCACGTTTATGCAAATGGCAGATGAGAAAGGAATCAACCTGACTCTGAACCTCCATCAACCCATACCCGGGCTCATAGGAGACCCCGTGCGCATTGGCCAGATCCTGAATAACCTCATTAGCAATGCCATTAAATTTACAGATGAGGGCTCAGTAGAACTAAGTGTAGAGTGCCTGGGGACGTCCAATGACTCAGTCAATGTGCGGTTCAAGGTTATTGACACGGGAACAGGTATTGCGCAGGCCGATCAGGAACGCATTTTCCACCGCTTTACGCAGATTGACAACTATGGAAAGACTCATCTGCGGACGGGAACAGGACTTGGATTGTCCATTTGTCAAAAACTCCTACAGCTTCAGGGAAGTGATCTTCAAGTAGACAGCTCCCCCGGAAAGGGATCCAGCTTCTTTTTCCAGCTCTCGTTTCCCAAATCGACCCAGAGAATTGCGCAGCATCCCACACCGGATGACCAAAAAAGAGACCTCTCTGGTGTCAGGGTTCTTCTGGCTGAAGACAACCAGATCAACCAGATCGTCGCCAAAAGATTCCTGGTGAAGTGGAACTGTGAAGTAGACATTGCCGATAATGGATTGATCGCCCTGGACTTACTGGCAGTTAACCAATATGATGTGATTCTGATGGATTTGCAAATGCCGGAAATGGATGGATTTGAAGCTTCCAGGGCCATCCGAAACCACAAGGATTCTCACATGAAACGAATCCCCATCATAGCGCTAACAGCGGACGTATTTCCCGAGGTGAAAGAAAAAGCCTTGCAATCGGGTATGAATGACTTTATGTCCAAGCCTTTCGACTCTGAAAAGCTCTACTTCACCATCGCCTCGAACCTATAA